A window from Carassius auratus strain Wakin chromosome 48, ASM336829v1, whole genome shotgun sequence encodes these proteins:
- the LOC113065859 gene encoding growth hormone secretagogue receptor type 1-like: MDVLEASGAGSGAGSGAGSGSGWCGSCGNRSDWEEWEDQSLFTDTELAVLTTLCVPLLLLGLLGNALTILVVWRRPQMRSTTYLYLSSMAISDILILLLMPLDLYKLWRFRPWLLGDAVCKLSMFVGECCTFSSILHMTALGAERYLAVCFPLRARLLVTRGRVRALIAGLWGVAMLSAGPVFALVGVEQFEGGASECRCTQYALTSGLLKAMLWLSNLYFICPLTILSLLYGLIARRLHLRAHTHRDKTHRQTLRMMVVIVLVFILCWLPFHVSRTLFSVSDSSDQLYYISQYFNLVSLVLFYVSAAVNPLLYNIMSARYRANVLAMLRLTVGSTDELRHRARTSPLTASHSSTHF, translated from the exons ATGGACGTGCTGGAGGCTTCCGGAGCTGGTTCTGGAGCTGGTTCTGGAGCTGGTTCTGGATCTGGTTGGTGTGGGAGCTGTGGGAACCGATCAGACTGGGAGGAATGGGAGGACCAGTCGCTCTTCACCGACACTGAGCTGGCGGTGTTAACGACGCTGTGTGTGCCGCTGCTGCTGCTCGGCCTGCTGGGAAACGCCCTGACCATTCTGGTGGTGTGGCGACGCCCACAAATGAGAAGCACCACCTACCTGTACCTGAGCAGCATGGCCATATCAGACATCCTCATTCTGCTGCTGATGCCTCTGGATCTCTATAAG CTATGGCGGTTTCGTCCGTGGTTGCTAGGCGACGCCGTGTGCAAGCTGTCGATGTTCGTGGGAGAGTGTTGCACGTTCTCGTCCATCCTGCACATGACCGCGCTGGGGGCGGAGCGATACCTGGCCGTGTGCTTTCCCCTCCGCGCACGCCTGCTGGTCACCAGGGGGCGTGTCCGAGCGCTGATCGCGGGGCTGTGGGGCGTGGCCATGCTCAGCGCGGGGCCGGTGTTTGCGCTGGTGGGGGTGGAGCAGTTTGAGGGCGGAGCCAGCGAGTGCCGCTGCACACAGTACGCACTGACCTCCGGCCTTCTGAAAGCCATGCTGTGGCTCTCCAATCTCTACTTCATCTGTCCGCTCACCATCCTGTCGCTCCTGTACGGCCTGATCGCCCGCCGCCTGCAcctgcgcgcgcacacacaccgAGACAAAACACACCGCCAGACCCTCCGCATGATGG TGGTCATTGTGCTGGTGTTCATCTTGTGCTGGCTGCCCTTCCACGTGAGCCGGACGCTGTTTTCGGTCTCAGACTCCAGTGATCAGCTGTATTACATCAGTCAGTATTTCAATCTGGTGTCTTTAGTGCTGTTTTACGTCAGTGCCGCTGTGAATCCTCTGCTGTATAACATCATGTCTGCTCGCTACCGTGCTAACGTCCTCGCCATGCTGCGGCTAACAGTGGGCTCCACGGACGAGCTGCGCCACAGGGCCCGCACCTCCCCACTCACTGCCTCTCACTCCAGCACACACTTCTga
- the LOC113065858 gene encoding TSC22 domain family protein 4-like — translation MSGGKKRSGFQITSVTSDYNQGSGEHHSDELGTQRATPPSVRNPAHGRSTRSQTASPTQILSNGLSLRQNPALQMLQSSSHPNTPVMARKQNSLDATGASRFRVVRLDQGPGEPYKRGRWTCVDVMERETEERGLRHVIDSMRHAHSLESLEMVGLGGAEGAVGGARLKPLAVHLGHLVHSQGTTHLLTDSAHIGPPSPTHDQCDSQPIISPNTPRTRNIPAPLRLDMDAVGKLRTTRSQPVSPRAHLGRESAFHPALTPIQTPSALALAQSMFGMGQAFEFMGDDGGTNSSMIAIDNKIEQAMDLVKSHLMLAVREEVEVLREQIKELSERNAQLERENYILRALRDRD, via the exons ATGAGTGGCGGAAAGAAACGAAGTGGTTTTCAAATCACCAGCGTCACGTCGGACTACAATCAGGGTTCTGGAGAACACCATTCGGATGAGCTGGGAACTCAAAGAGCCACGCCCCCTTCCGTCAGAAACCCCGCCCATGGGAGGAGCACCAGAAGCCAGACTGCATCACCCACTCAAATCCTATCCAATGGGCTGTCCCTGCGCCAAAACCCCGCCCTCCAGATGCTACAGAGCTCCAGTCACCCGAACACGCCCGTCATGGCTAGGAAGCAGAATTCGCTGGACGCCACGGGGGCGTCACGTTTCCGCGTCGTGCGTTTGGATCAAGGACCGGGCGAGCCGTATAAACGCGGCCGTTGGACATGTGTCGATGTGATGGAGAGGGAAACTGAGGAGCGGGGTCTCCGCCACGTGATTGACAGCATGAGACACGCCCACTCTTTGGAGTCTTTAGAGATGGTCGGGCTGGGCGGAGCCGAAGGAGCGGTAGGCGGAGCCAGACTTAAACCGTTGGCTGTGCACTTAGGTCACTTGGTACACTCACAGGGCACCACCCACCTACTGACAGACTCCGCCCACATTGGTCCGCCCTCACCCACACACGACCAGTGTGATTCACAGCCAATCATTTCGCCGAACACGCCCCGGACACGCAACATACCCGCCCCGCTGCGGCTCGACATGGATGCCGTTGGAAAG CTTCGGACCACACGCTCACAGCCGGTGTCTCCCAGAGCGCACCTGGGTCGGGAAAGTGCCTTCCATCCCGCTCTGACGCCCATCCAGACGCCGTCCGCCCTCGCGCTGGCACAGTCCATGTTCGGAATGGGACAAGCGTTTGAGTTCATGGGAGACGACGG CGGAACTAACAGCAGCATGATCGCCATCGACAACAAGATCGAGCAAGCCATG GACCTGGTGAAGTCGCACCTGATGCTGGCGGTtcgggaggaggtggaggtgcTGAGAGAGCAGATCAAAGAGCTGTCGGAGAGAAACGCTCAGCTAGAGAGAGAGAACTACATCCTGCGAGCCCTCAGGGACAGAGACTGA